Genomic window (Pradoshia sp. D12):
GGCATGTGGATAACGTTAATTGCATGGTTAGTAGTGACCTTAGGATTATTCTTATTTGCACCAAGTGCCAAAGATTATGATGTGTCGAGTATACAAACATTACCTGATGATGCAAAATCCGTTATTGCCAACGAAGAACTGAACAAATATTTTAAAGATGATCAGGGGGTCCCAGCCCTTTTAGTATTCTCAGCTGAGTCAGGAAAAGCAGACACGCAGACAATAAGTCAAGCGATGGATGTGATCATTAAGGAAGATATAAAAGGAGTTAAGGAAGCTGTTCCTTTTTCTTCACTGCCTCCACAGGCACAGGTACAATTCTTATCAAAGGATGGAACAACAGCTGTTGTACCGCTTAATTTTGAAAGCTCACTTGAGTCAAAAGAGATTCAAGCCGGTATTGAGGATATCTATGCTGCAGTAGAAGATACCACTGCTGATATGACATTCAAGATTACTGGACCGGCGGGAATTGCCGCTGATACATTGGGCTTATTTTCAAAAGCCGACCTTGTCTTATTATTTTCAACAGTTGGATTGATTTTAGTCCTGCTAATTGTTATTTATCGTTCCCCATTATTGGCACTTATTCCGCTTTTGGCTGCTGGTTTTGTGTATATAGTAGTAGATCAGTTGCTCGGAATAATGGGGAAAGCTGGTTTGGAAATGAGCACGCAATCTCTCTCCATTATGACCATTCTCTTATTTGCAGCTGTAATAGATTATTCTCTATTTGTCTTTGCACGATATCGAGAAGAACTGAAACGTTATACCAGCAAGCATGAAGCAATGAGTTTGGCGATGCGAGAAACAGGCGAACCTGTTTTCTTCTCAGGCGGGACGGTTTTGGCTGCCATGCTTGTCCTATTCCTAGCTAAAAATGGGGACTATCAAAGCTTTGCACCTACCTTTGCCACAACGATGTTTATCATCATGATCGCATCAGTGACACTCGTTCCGGCTTTATTTACCCTATTTGGCCGAAAATCCTTTTGGCCTAAGGTCCCTCAGGTTGGGGAAAGCAATCAAACAAAAGCTACTTTCTGGTCCAGAACTGCAAACTTTGTTACCACCAAGCCTTTAATGGCTGGAGGAATTGTATTTGCTATTCTACTTATCTCTGCCTTAAACATATTTAATATAAAATATGAATTTGATACAGTAAAAGGATTCCCAGAGGATATGCAATCTCGCGAAGGCTATGAGATTGTGGAAGAAAAGTTCGATAAAGGTGACTTGGCACCAACAACCGTTTTACTTAAATCTGAACAATCTATTTCAAAAGACCAAAGTGAAAAACTTGCAAAAACACTTGAAGAACAAAATCTAGTGGCAAGTATTCGCCAATCAGGTGCTACTGAAGATGGAAAAGCACTACAGTACAGCCTTTCATTTTCAGAAAGTCCATATGCATTAGAATCCTTAGATGCTTTAGAGTCCATACGAGACAAATCAGATAAGCTCTTAAAAGATGCAGACATTGAAGGGGAGCTATACTTCGCTGGAGAAACTGCTACAAAAGTGGACGATCGAACCATTAATGATCGGGATATTATCGTGATTGTCATTGCAGAAACATTACTCATTTTAGTCCTACTGTTTGTTCTGACCAGATCCTTCAAGATGCCGATTTATATGATGGGAACGATTTTGCTATCCTTCCTGGCAGCTCTAGGCCTTGGAACATTTTTAACAGATATCCTATTTGGTATTGATGCTATTAACACCCGTGTACCGCTGTATGCTTTCGTTTTCCTTGTAGCACTGGGTATCGATTATAATATTATTTTAATATCCAGATACAAAGAAGAACGTGAAAAGCACCCTGTTAAAAAAGCTGTAGAAATCGCGGTGGCTAATACAGGCGGTGTCATTTCCTCCGCTGGAATCATTCTTGCGGCCACATTCGCTGTATTAATGACACAGCCCATAGCCGTTTTATTTGTTTTTGGTTTTATTGTAGCAATAGGCATTATATTGGATACATTCCTTGTAAGAGGCCTATTACTGCCTTCTCTAATCCTGTTCTTTGAAAAAGATGCAGATCAACAGAAAGAAGTTCATTCAACTAAACTGTAATTTAACCCACCAATACCCGGTATTGATGACAGGATTTAAATGTCACCGATACCGGGTATTGATATTTTATAGTTTGGAAAAGAATAATTTGATCCGTCTTTCATTATATTCACCAAAATCAACCATTATAGAAAGTATGACTGTGTATCAATATCCGAATCACTAGGAGGACAGGATATGACCGAACAAAATTTTGCTAAACAACAGGAAGAACAACGACTATCAACCATTATCAAGATTATTGAGAATAAAGCCAATAAGCTGAACCAATCATCAGGTGGACTCAAGGATGAAGTCATTTATATTCGCAAAACCTTTTGGGAAGATGTCACCGTCAATATGGACAATGTTGAGGATGCAGTCGAAACATTGGCGAGCATAAAACAGCAATCTGAATTACTGTCAGAAAGAGAAAGAACCCAACATCAGATTACGAAGCAACTAAAAACACTGGACCTACTTAAAGACTCCCCATATTTCGGCAGGATTGATTTTCATGAAGACGGTGAAGAACAAATAGATCAAGTCTATATTGGAATTGCTTCTCTAATGGATCAGAACAATGAAAATTTCCTGATCTATGATTGGCGTGCCCCAATCTCGAGTCTATACTATGACCACTCACCCGGACCCGCTGAATATCAAACACTCGAAGGGTCCATCACGGGCACGATGGAGCTAAAGAGACAATATATCATCAAAAATGGAAAGCTTAAAAGTATGTTTGATACCGGCTTAACAATAGGGGATGAACTCTTAAAAGAAGTTCTTGGCACCCGTGCGGATAATCAAATGAAGAATATTGTTGCCACGATTCAAAAAGAGCAAAATAAAATTATTCGTAACGTACAAAGTAAGTATTTGGTCGTCCAGGGTGTGGCCGGAAGCGGTAAAACTTCGGCTGCCCTTCAGCGCGTGGCTTTTTTACTATATCGTTATTTTGGGAAGATCAAATCAGATCATATCTTATTATTTTCTCCAAATCCCTTATTCAACAGCTATATAGCCACTGTTCTGCCTAATTTAGGTGAAGAAAACATGCAACAAATTACTTTTCAGGATTATATCGAAAAGTATGTAGGTAACGAATTTGATATCGAGGATCCTTTTCAGCAAATGGAATACGTATTGAAAAATGAACAGGATGAATATTACCAGGCTCGACTTGAAGGAATTCGTTTTAAATCCCATTTGCAGTATAAACAATTGATAGATGCCTATATTCACCATCTCAGTCGACAGGATTTAAAATTTAAAACAATTTCTTTTCGCGGTGAAACACTTATTTCGGCAAGTGAAATTGCGGAATACTTTTACTCTCTTGATAACAGGAGTCCTATCCAACTTCGTATGCAGACCATGAAGGATTGGCTTTTACAAAAGCTGGATCATAAAGAAAAACTCGAATATAAAAAAGAATGGGTAGAAGATGAACTAGAGTTACTTGAAACAGATGAATATACCGAGACTTATTTGGAGATTCAGGCAAAAGATCGCTGGTCAGAGGACACATTTAATGATTTTGAACACGAGAAAGATGAATTGGCAAAAAAATTAGTTCGTAAATATTTTAATCCAATAAAAAAAGCCATTAAAAATCTAAAATTTATCCATGTAAAAGCTATCTATAAGAACTTCTTCCTTAATGGCTATAAATATATCAA
Coding sequences:
- a CDS encoding MMPL family transporter encodes the protein MKRLLAALTDRVTTKRGMWITLIAWLVVTLGLFLFAPSAKDYDVSSIQTLPDDAKSVIANEELNKYFKDDQGVPALLVFSAESGKADTQTISQAMDVIIKEDIKGVKEAVPFSSLPPQAQVQFLSKDGTTAVVPLNFESSLESKEIQAGIEDIYAAVEDTTADMTFKITGPAGIAADTLGLFSKADLVLLFSTVGLILVLLIVIYRSPLLALIPLLAAGFVYIVVDQLLGIMGKAGLEMSTQSLSIMTILLFAAVIDYSLFVFARYREELKRYTSKHEAMSLAMRETGEPVFFSGGTVLAAMLVLFLAKNGDYQSFAPTFATTMFIIMIASVTLVPALFTLFGRKSFWPKVPQVGESNQTKATFWSRTANFVTTKPLMAGGIVFAILLISALNIFNIKYEFDTVKGFPEDMQSREGYEIVEEKFDKGDLAPTTVLLKSEQSISKDQSEKLAKTLEEQNLVASIRQSGATEDGKALQYSLSFSESPYALESLDALESIRDKSDKLLKDADIEGELYFAGETATKVDDRTINDRDIIVIVIAETLLILVLLFVLTRSFKMPIYMMGTILLSFLAALGLGTFLTDILFGIDAINTRVPLYAFVFLVALGIDYNIILISRYKEEREKHPVKKAVEIAVANTGGVISSAGIILAATFAVLMTQPIAVLFVFGFIVAIGIILDTFLVRGLLLPSLILFFEKDADQQKEVHSTKL
- the helD gene encoding RNA polymerase recycling motor HelD gives rise to the protein MTEQNFAKQQEEQRLSTIIKIIENKANKLNQSSGGLKDEVIYIRKTFWEDVTVNMDNVEDAVETLASIKQQSELLSERERTQHQITKQLKTLDLLKDSPYFGRIDFHEDGEEQIDQVYIGIASLMDQNNENFLIYDWRAPISSLYYDHSPGPAEYQTLEGSITGTMELKRQYIIKNGKLKSMFDTGLTIGDELLKEVLGTRADNQMKNIVATIQKEQNKIIRNVQSKYLVVQGVAGSGKTSAALQRVAFLLYRYFGKIKSDHILLFSPNPLFNSYIATVLPNLGEENMQQITFQDYIEKYVGNEFDIEDPFQQMEYVLKNEQDEYYQARLEGIRFKSHLQYKQLIDAYIHHLSRQDLKFKTISFRGETLISASEIAEYFYSLDNRSPIQLRMQTMKDWLLQKLDHKEKLEYKKEWVEDELELLETDEYTETYLEIQAKDRWSEDTFNDFEHEKDELAKKLVRKYFNPIKKAIKNLKFIHVKAIYKNFFLNGYKYINDADYPESWPRICDYTLDKCKQNQLANEDATAYIYLKAQLEGRKTNNIIRHLFIDEAQDYSPFQFAVLKQLFPNSKMTILGDFNQAIYAHSMNAPTLLSNELYESESFEKMVLTKSYRSTRQIVDFTKEILGNVQIEPFNRTGPKPTIKIVNNNSERTQEIMNLIASLENAGHQTIAIICKTEEETRNAYVELSKNLDVQLMQKNTYSYNKGILILPSYLSKGIEFDAVIIFDASKETYSRELERKLFYTACTRAMHELYLVSSDEMSPFLDGIPTDLYHID